A stretch of the Nitrospirota bacterium genome encodes the following:
- a CDS encoding DNA helicase UvrD, protein MRFIADLHIHSRYSRATSKDMSPESIWRWAQLKGISVIGTGDFTHPSWFKELNEKLKSTGNGLFKLKRDFETNNIPESCRSDVFFMLSAEISCIYSKNGKTRKIHSIIFVPDFADAAKINIALSKIGNLNADGRPILGLNAKELLKIVMDSSPDAMLVPAHAWTPHFSVFGAESGFDSLEECFEEFTPYIYAIETGLSSDPLMNWRLSALDKITLLSNSDAHSPNKIGREANIFDTEISHKAITDAIKTKKGFIGTIEFFPEEGKYHYDGHRTCGVSLSPKETIKHNYLCPVCGKRVTVGVVHRVEKLADRENGFKPKDAPPFYSIITLPEIIAEALKVGANSKAVDNEYQNLLRKLGNEFKILMDVPLKDIEHSGSPLIKEAISRMRSGNVHIAPGFDGEYGKIKIFEAVERKEIKGQSMLF, encoded by the coding sequence ATGCGTTTCATTGCGGACCTCCACATTCATTCAAGATATTCAAGGGCAACAAGCAAAGACATGTCACCTGAAAGCATCTGGAGATGGGCGCAGCTCAAGGGCATCTCAGTAATAGGCACAGGAGACTTCACACATCCGTCATGGTTTAAGGAACTGAATGAAAAGCTTAAATCCACAGGCAATGGGCTTTTTAAACTGAAAAGGGATTTCGAAACAAACAATATTCCCGAGTCATGCAGGTCGGATGTTTTTTTCATGCTTTCAGCAGAAATAAGCTGCATATACAGCAAAAACGGAAAGACGCGGAAGATACACTCCATTATATTTGTCCCTGACTTTGCTGATGCTGCAAAGATAAATATTGCCTTATCAAAGATAGGAAACCTCAATGCAGACGGAAGGCCTATACTCGGACTCAATGCGAAGGAACTGCTAAAAATAGTAATGGATTCCTCTCCTGATGCCATGCTCGTCCCTGCCCATGCATGGACTCCCCATTTCTCTGTCTTCGGTGCAGAGTCTGGATTTGACTCCCTCGAGGAATGCTTTGAAGAGTTTACTCCTTACATCTATGCTATTGAGACAGGCCTTTCATCAGACCCGCTCATGAACTGGAGGCTCTCTGCACTGGATAAAATAACTCTCCTATCCAATTCTGATGCACATTCGCCGAACAAGATTGGCCGCGAAGCAAATATATTTGATACAGAAATCTCTCACAAGGCAATCACTGATGCAATCAAGACAAAAAAGGGTTTTATCGGAACTATAGAGTTTTTCCCTGAGGAAGGGAAATATCATTATGACGGCCACCGGACATGCGGAGTAAGTCTCTCTCCAAAGGAGACGATAAAACACAACTATCTCTGCCCTGTATGCGGAAAGAGAGTGACAGTAGGCGTGGTGCACCGTGTTGAAAAACTTGCAGACAGGGAAAACGGTTTTAAACCAAAGGATGCACCGCCCTTTTATTCGATAATTACATTGCCTGAGATTATTGCGGAGGCACTGAAAGTCGGCGCTAACAGCAAAGCAGTGGATAACGAATACCAAAATCTCCTCCGAAAATTAGGAAATGAATTCAAAATCCTTATGGATGTGCCGCTGAAAGATATAGAGCATTCAGGCTCGCCGCTCATCAAGGAAGCCATATCAAGAATGCGTTCAGGGAATGTTCACATAGCCCCAGGCTTTGACGGAGAATACGGAAAGATAAAAATCTTTGAGGCAGTGGAGAGGAAAGAGATTAAAGGGCAGTCAATGCTTTTTTGA